The Halococcus sediminicola genome contains a region encoding:
- a CDS encoding metal-dependent transcriptional regulator gives MPSAKAEDYLKAIYQLREGEEPVATSTVAEALDVTAPTVTATMKRLEGHGLVEREEYKGVRLTEEGELVALETIRHHRLLELFLAEHLNYDWAEVHDEADRLEHHISERLETELAATLGDPSADPHGAPIPNEKLEPTEADDEPLTEYEEGETLVVTQVADSDPDVLSYLADAGIRPGTRLTIREIAPFGMLTVAPEEHDETVSLPAEIAAEVRVQAGERPEDEPATAD, from the coding sequence ATGCCGAGCGCGAAGGCCGAGGACTACCTCAAGGCGATCTATCAGCTCCGGGAGGGCGAGGAGCCGGTCGCCACCTCGACCGTCGCCGAGGCGCTCGACGTCACGGCTCCGACCGTCACGGCGACGATGAAGCGCCTCGAAGGGCACGGTCTCGTCGAACGCGAGGAGTACAAAGGTGTGCGTCTCACCGAGGAGGGCGAACTGGTCGCGCTCGAAACCATCCGCCACCACCGCCTGCTCGAACTGTTCCTCGCCGAGCATCTGAACTACGACTGGGCCGAAGTCCACGACGAGGCCGATAGGTTGGAACACCACATCAGCGAGCGCCTCGAAACCGAACTCGCCGCGACCCTCGGCGACCCGAGCGCCGACCCCCACGGAGCGCCGATTCCGAACGAGAAGTTGGAACCGACCGAAGCCGACGACGAGCCGCTCACCGAATACGAGGAAGGCGAGACGCTGGTCGTCACGCAGGTCGCCGACAGCGACCCCGACGTGCTCTCGTATCTCGCCGACGCCGGTATCCGGCCCGGCACCCGCCTCACGATCCGCGAGATCGCGCCGTTCGGGATGCTCACCGTCGCACCCGAAGAGCACGACGAAACCGTCTCGTTACCGGCCGAAATCGCCGCCGAGGTTCGTGTGCAAGCGGGCGAGCGCCCGGAAGACGAACCGGCGACCGCCGACTGA
- a CDS encoding thiamine ABC transporter substrate-binding protein: MKRRGFLQRTSAGVAGVALLAGCTGTDSGNDGSGAGGSGTTDGSASDSTATTGTPSPSGTLRVATYSSFTGEGTAGNWLKAAFEREFSGTTVEFVTPENGVNQYVQRAAQGAPIDADLYVGLNTAELVRARKTLDEPLFRSVGKRLDGAERVKEALRIDPQERAVPYDTGYISLVYDENAVEGPKTFDSLLESRYENKLITENAQQSDPGRAFLLWSIITQGEKHYLDYWKQLLDNGVKVLTDWEPAYQAYSNGEAPMVVSYSTDQVYYHGPDVDMAKHRIGFLNGQGYANPETMALFADAENPRLARRFMEFVLTEKAQSKIAVKNVQFPAVRGVTPSEEFAKYAKEPPEAVTHSYDELAGNVETWVEEWSRLVASA, encoded by the coding sequence ATGAAACGGCGAGGGTTCCTCCAGCGGACGAGCGCCGGGGTCGCTGGAGTGGCGCTGCTCGCGGGCTGTACGGGCACCGATAGCGGGAACGATGGCTCCGGAGCCGGCGGTTCTGGAACCACCGACGGGTCGGCAAGCGATAGCACGGCGACCACCGGAACTCCGTCGCCGAGCGGCACGTTGCGGGTCGCCACCTACTCGTCGTTCACGGGCGAGGGGACGGCCGGAAACTGGCTCAAAGCCGCCTTCGAACGGGAGTTTTCGGGAACGACCGTCGAGTTCGTCACCCCCGAAAACGGCGTCAACCAGTACGTCCAGCGCGCCGCGCAGGGCGCACCGATCGACGCCGACCTCTATGTGGGCTTGAACACGGCCGAACTCGTTCGCGCGCGGAAGACGCTCGACGAACCGCTCTTCCGGTCGGTCGGAAAGCGTCTCGACGGTGCCGAGAGGGTCAAAGAGGCGCTGCGCATCGACCCGCAGGAGCGTGCCGTGCCCTACGACACGGGCTACATCTCGCTGGTCTATGACGAAAACGCGGTCGAGGGGCCGAAAACGTTCGATTCGCTCCTCGAATCGCGCTACGAGAACAAACTCATCACCGAAAACGCCCAACAATCGGACCCCGGGCGCGCATTCTTGCTCTGGTCGATCATCACGCAGGGCGAGAAGCACTACCTCGACTACTGGAAGCAACTGCTCGACAACGGCGTCAAGGTGCTCACGGACTGGGAGCCGGCCTATCAGGCGTACTCGAACGGCGAGGCCCCGATGGTCGTCTCGTACTCGACCGATCAGGTGTACTACCACGGCCCGGACGTCGACATGGCGAAACATCGGATCGGCTTCCTCAACGGGCAGGGCTACGCCAACCCTGAGACGATGGCGCTCTTTGCCGACGCCGAGAACCCACGGCTCGCCCGGCGGTTCATGGAGTTCGTGCTCACCGAGAAAGCCCAGTCGAAGATCGCCGTCAAGAACGTGCAGTTTCCCGCTGTGCGGGGTGTCACGCCAAGCGAGGAGTTCGCGAAGTACGCCAAGGAACCACCCGAGGCGGTCACGCACTCCTACGACGAACTCGCGGGCAACGTCGAGACGTGGGTCGAGGAATGGTCGCGGCTGGTCGCAAGCGCGTGA
- a CDS encoding ABC transporter permease: MVAAGRKRVNTRRWAERLVLPAAFALTVGVLAVVFYYPVLSVLREAVVRAGSLTAAPLLDVLGDPFYIGAAHSLFTAPLSVPAGVSEWIRAGFPSVGFGLFGFTAYQAFLSTLASVLIGLPGAYLLARFEFRGRQTLRSLTILPFVLPSIMVAVGFLAMFGQNGLLNDVLGALGLGQVNVLFTLEIIVLAHAFYNAPLVTRLVTTAWESVDARRVETARALGAGPFRAFRDVVVPHLVPALLTAALLTFIFTFLSFPIVLALGGLRLATVEVWLYARVQDLELAEAATLGTIETVLSLALTYLYLRYEARQTAASSAIALARRPLSLGWATLRDPVRLGLALYGVGVLVLFVGPLASMVIESVTGPGGLTSAYYEFLLNQQATTAAGTTKPLPAIVNSLAFGVGTLVLAVPMGVVVSVMAARGGTGSRVAETLMSAPLAVSGVVVGLGLLQTLVFGTTILGYRFTAGGALAIVLAHAVAAYPFVTRNVAPALSSVDSQLVDSARSLGASRFRALLDIELPLVWTAVLAGGAFAFAISIGEFDTTVLLAEGVESYTMPVALERYIGNRSLGPSLGPATAMGTVLLLVTAASFLVIERLGGRWEP; encoded by the coding sequence ATGGTCGCGGCTGGTCGCAAGCGCGTGAACACCCGGCGCTGGGCTGAACGGCTCGTTTTGCCGGCTGCGTTCGCACTGACTGTGGGGGTGCTGGCGGTCGTCTTCTACTATCCCGTTTTGAGCGTGCTGCGCGAGGCGGTCGTCCGGGCCGGTTCGCTGACGGCCGCCCCGCTGCTCGACGTTCTGGGTGATCCCTTCTACATTGGCGCTGCCCACTCGCTGTTCACCGCGCCGCTTTCGGTGCCGGCCGGCGTGAGCGAGTGGATTCGAGCCGGATTCCCATCCGTCGGGTTCGGCTTGTTCGGGTTCACCGCCTATCAGGCATTCCTCTCGACGCTGGCGAGCGTTCTCATCGGGTTGCCGGGCGCGTACCTGCTCGCGCGCTTCGAGTTCCGCGGCCGACAGACGCTGCGCTCGCTAACCATTCTCCCCTTCGTGCTGCCGTCCATCATGGTCGCGGTCGGCTTCCTCGCCATGTTCGGCCAGAACGGCCTGCTCAACGATGTCCTTGGAGCGCTCGGTCTCGGGCAGGTGAACGTGCTGTTCACGCTCGAAATCATCGTGCTCGCCCACGCCTTCTACAACGCGCCGCTCGTGACGCGGCTGGTGACGACTGCGTGGGAGAGCGTCGATGCCCGGCGCGTCGAGACCGCCCGCGCGCTCGGTGCCGGTCCGTTCCGTGCGTTTCGTGACGTGGTAGTTCCCCACCTCGTTCCCGCGCTGCTGACCGCCGCACTGCTCACGTTCATCTTTACTTTTCTGTCCTTCCCCATCGTGCTGGCCCTTGGGGGACTTCGGCTTGCGACCGTCGAGGTCTGGCTCTACGCCCGCGTACAGGACCTCGAACTCGCCGAGGCTGCGACCCTCGGGACCATCGAGACGGTGCTGTCGCTCGCGCTCACCTACCTGTATCTCCGCTACGAGGCCCGACAGACGGCCGCGAGCAGCGCCATCGCACTCGCGCGCCGACCGCTCTCGCTGGGCTGGGCCACCCTCCGCGACCCGGTTCGGCTGGGTCTCGCACTCTACGGAGTCGGGGTGCTCGTGCTGTTCGTCGGCCCGCTTGCGAGCATGGTCATCGAGAGCGTCACCGGTCCCGGCGGGTTGACGAGTGCGTACTACGAGTTCCTCCTCAACCAGCAGGCGACGACGGCCGCCGGCACGACGAAACCCCTGCCGGCGATCGTGAACTCGCTCGCCTTCGGCGTCGGAACCCTCGTGCTCGCGGTGCCGATGGGCGTCGTCGTCTCGGTGATGGCGGCACGGGGCGGAACTGGCTCGCGGGTGGCCGAGACGCTGATGAGCGCGCCGCTCGCCGTCAGCGGCGTCGTCGTCGGGCTGGGACTGCTCCAGACGCTCGTCTTCGGCACCACGATACTGGGCTATCGGTTCACCGCCGGCGGCGCGCTCGCCATCGTGCTAGCCCACGCGGTCGCGGCCTACCCGTTCGTGACGCGAAACGTCGCCCCGGCGCTCTCCAGTGTCGATTCCCAGCTCGTGGACTCGGCGCGCTCGCTCGGTGCGAGCCGGTTCCGTGCCCTGCTCGATATCGAACTCCCCCTCGTGTGGACGGCGGTGCTCGCCGGCGGTGCGTTCGCCTTCGCCATCTCGATCGGCGAGTTCGACACGACGGTCTTACTCGCCGAGGGCGTCGAGAGCTACACGATGCCGGTCGCGCTCGAACGGTATATCGGGAATCGCTCGCTCGGGCCGAGCCTCGGCCCGGCGACCGCGATGGGCACAGTTCTCTTGCTGGTGACGGCCGCGAGCTTTCTGGTCATCGAGCGCCTCGGCGGGCGGTGGGAGCCGTGA